CaccaaaagaaattaaaagcaataaaggttttttttattattattatttagtgttatatatgtaatttgaaattgatataTATTCCAGGTTAGAGTTATGTGTAAAATTAAATCTACGTCACTGTTATGTCATTTTTTCGGTCATCGAAAAAAAAATCGTtggaaaattgaacaaatgtcaaagtatttgataaaaaatgaaatttttaaagatcgtggggaaaatgaattttaggcaaagttcgtgatattatatgcaattaaccctaacaTTAATAAtgctaattattattttttattattgataaattatactccctccgtccgccaagattatgtcacaattattATATCGGACGTCTGCCAAAATTacgtcactttccttttatggcaatggtcccaccatcctctttaatattttatccttactaacactctttatttacaaaaaaatcaacccattattattattgataaattatactccctccgtctgccaagattatgtcacaaatTATTATATCGGACGTCCGCCAAAATTAcgtcactttttttttatggcaatgatcccaccatcctctttaatatattatccttactaacactcttcatttacaaaaaatcaaccaaaaattcaatctcaaccacacataaAGAAATTTTGACAGACCACATCATGGTGGATTCGAACCTAAGACCTCATGCCTTGCGCATTGATCACCTACCACTAGGTCAACTCACACatatattaataatgataattaattgcatTATGAGTAAAGAAAGAGATCCACGTGATATAAAGTtttcaaaaaggaaaatgttgtGGTTTGTCGGATTGAGAATGTGCGAAATACACAAAGTAAACAACGATCAAGAACACCAAAATTATGTGGTTCGATCTTTcgatctacgtccacggagtAACCAAGAATTTCACTACTAGATCACTCAAACAATTTACAAGTTACagtaatgaaaataaaaaacaagaaaaatcgAAAGAGTAAGCTATCTAAATCACCAAATAAGAAGCTCAATTTCACTCTCTTTCTATCTCTATTTTGCTAAACAAACTGTAACAAATCAAATCACAATACAGCTGGGAAAGTAAGGAATTTATATGTGAGAGAAGAAGAATGAACCTAGACGCATATTCTGAAAGCAGATACAAGAGCGCAACTTTGAACTCAGCTGAAAACTAACTCCAACTAATTATGATATAACCTTGCTTAGCAGCCCACTTAATGTTCTAATATTACATATTAGTCCTTCAAGTTTATACCACAAGCAGACACACCACAAATCTCCACCTTGTCTGGATGAGAGTAGAAACTCCAGCTCTTTAATAACTACAAGCACAATTATTGAAAACTAACATTACTCTCTTCAAGAAAGTTCATACCAATAAGCATGCAACATTTTTTAAACTTGGCAGGAGATAAAGCTTTTGTAAGCATATCAGAAGCATTTTCATCAGTCGAAATTTTCTTTACCTGCACAGCACCCTTTTCAACAACATCTCTCACAAAATGCATTCTAACATCAATATGCTTCGACCTTTCATGGAAAACCTGGTGTTTGACTAAATGTATAACACTTTGGCTATCACACATAATAGTAACACAATCTTGTTCAATACCCAATTCCTGCAGCATACCTCTTAACCAAATTCCTTTCTTTACAGCTTCGGTGATCGCTATATATTCTGCCTCTGTGGTTGAAAGAGCAACCACAGATTGTAATGTTGATTTCCAACTGATAGCTGATCCATATAAGGAGAAAACAAAACCAGACTGAGATTTTCTGGTATCCACACTACCTGCATAGTCAGAATTAGTAAATCCCAACAAAATAGGCTCAAACTTATGAGCTCCACCTTGAAACAGAATTCCTAAGTCAGCTGTAGCTTTTAGGTATCTGAGAACTCCTTTCAGAGCATGCCAATGATTCTTTCCTGGGTTAGCCATGAATCTGCTAACTACACTTACTACATGAGCAAGGTCTGGTCTGGTACATAACATAAGCATACATTATACTACCCACCACATTTGCATAAGGAATACAGCTCATTTCCTTAATCTCCTCATTAGTCTTAGGACTTTGTTTACTAGACAGTTTAATATGGTTTGCTAAAGGTATGCTAACAGCCTTAGACTCATTCATATTAAACTTAGCTAAGACTTTCTTGATATAGTCAGTTTGAACTAACATTAGACTCTTCTGGGCTCTATTTCTTTTTATGTCCATGCCTAGGATTCTCCTAGCATTACCCAAGTCTTTCATGTCAAACTCAGAGCCTAAAGCTCTCTTAACCTTGTCAATTTCTGAACTAGATCTACCAGCTATAAGCATATCATCTACATATAGCAATAGATACACCATATCAGATTCACTAATCTCCTTAAGATAAACACACCTATCATGGAGAGTCCTTTTAAAACCAATGCTTATCATAAACTCATCAAACCTTTTATTCCATTGTCTAGGACTCTGCTTCAATCCATATAGAGATTTTCTAAGTAAACATACTAGATTCTCACTGCCTAAGACCTCAAACCCCTCAGGTTGGTACATATAGATTGTTTCCTCTAGTTCACCATTTAGAAAAGCAGTCTTTACATCCATCTGCTGCAATTCTAAATCCATTTGAGCAGCAAGAGCAAGAAGGATCCTTATGGAACAGTGTTTTACTACGGGTGAAAAAATCTCATTAAAATCTACACCCTCTTGTTGAGTAAAACCCCTAGCTACCAGTCTAGCTTTGTATCTAATGGTTTCAGATCCCTTATAAACCTCTATTTTCTTCTTATAAAGCCATTTACAACTAACACATTTTTTGTTCTTTGGTTTTTCAACTAAAACCCAggttttgtttttcataagggACTCTATTTCCTCTTCCATAGCTTTAATCCAATTATCACTCTCTGCACAACTGATAGCTTCTTTATAATTCCTAGGTTCCCTATAGTTTATCTCTTCGGCAACAGCAAAAGCAAAACTAACATGGTCTGCTTCAGAGAACCTAGCAGGTGGTTTTATGACTCTTCTTACCCTATCTCTAGCAAGATGGTATTCACTAAGATCATCATTATCTTGAATACTATCCTCCACCTCCACCTTAACTCTAGGGATTTGGGTTTTAAGAGCAGATTGGTCTTCTACTTCAGGCAGATCACTGCTCTGATCAGTTTCTACAGAGACTTTTGGGGTCTTGGTTTGGACAATAGGCTGAGCTTTAAAAGGCATAATGTTCTCTTTGAACACAACATCCCTACTTATTAAAGCTTTCCCTTTACCAGGTTCTATACACCACACCTTATACCCCTTAACACCTACAGGATAACCTAGCATAGCACACTTAAGGGCTCTAGGTTCTAGTTTATCTTGCCTAATGTGCATATAGGCTAAACAACCAAAACTCCCGAGGTTTGAGTAATCCACAGGTCTACCAATCCACATTTCTTCAGGTGTTTTGAACTCAATAGCAGCAGAGGGACACCTATTAATCAAATAGGCAGCAGTGGTGACAGCCtcaccccaaaatttagcaggCATTCCTGAGCTAGATAACATACACCTAACTCTCTCTAGAAGTGTCCTATTCATCCTCTCTACTATCCCATTCTGTTGTGGGTTACCTGGGACTGATTTATGTCTCTTAATCCCTCTATCTTTGCAATAGCTTTGGAATTTTTCTGAGGTGAACTCAAGCCCATTGTCTGTTATAAGACACCTTAGCTTGCATCATTTCTCTGTCTCAACTTCACTGCACCATTCAACAAATTTATCAAACGCATCTGATTTATGTTTTAAAACATACACCCATACCTTTCTTGAGTAATCATTAATTAATGAGATAAAATAGGACCCTCCACCTATAGTGGTGGTTTTAGAGGGCCCCCATAGATCACAATGCACATATTGTAAAGGCATGTTAGATACATGTTTTCCAACAGGATAAGGGAGCTTTTTACTTTTACTAAGAGCACAAGATTCACAGTTATCAAGTTTCACTTCATGAGCTAAATCGATTAAGCCTTGTTTTCTTAGTTCAGTTAGGCCTTTTCACTTACATGCCTTAATCTAGCATGCCATAGCTCAATTTCAGAAGTGGATATGTTCTCTGACTCACCCACTACAGTATCAGCAAGAAGATGATATAGTGTATGTTTTCTTATACCTGTCATAACAACTTTGGTTCCTTTTAATACATGCAGATagttctcaaaatatttaaactcATATCCCTTCATTTGCAAGGAACCAAGAGATATTAAATTTCTTTTGAGACTAGGGATATACCTCACTTCTGTCAAGAGTCTTACTGAATTATCATATAGCTTTAGTTTCACAGATCCAATGCCCTTTACAGGACATACTTGATTGTTCCCTAGAACCACAGATCCAAGCTCCTTCATCTGCAAATCAGAAAACCAAGTTTTATCAGGGCACATATGAAAAGAACACCCTGAGTCAAGAATCCAATCAGTGTCAGTTTTTGTAGAAGTAGTATTTAAAGCTTCAGCTTCTTGGAACTGCTCTGCAATGTCTACTGCATCTAATTGACCCTTCTGTGATTGCTTCCTTTTCCAACTGTAGCAATCCTTTTTAATATGCCCTGTCTTCTTGCAGTAATGGCATTTTCTggtttctttttcctcatcttCCTTCTGCTTCCCCTGTCCAGCTTTCTTGCCATCCTTCCATGGCTTCTTGGATTTTTGCTTGTTGAATTTTCCTTTGATGTTGAGACTTTCACTTGCAGCTTCTTGCTTATTCTCAGATGCCTTATGTAGTTCTTTAGATCTTAGGGCATTCATGACTTCCTCTAGAGATATGGAAGTCTCTCTGCCATACAACATGGCATCTCTCATATTGTCGAAAGACTTGGGTAAAGCATTGAGCAGTAAGATTGCTTTATCTTCATCTTCCAATTCCACCTCAATATCAGCCAAGTCGTCAATGGCTTTattgaattcatcgagttgatCTAAGATATTCTTCTCCTCTGAAATCTTGTAAGAGTAGAGCCTTCTCTTCATGTAGAGTCGGTTTGCCAAGGACTTAGTCATGTAGAGGCTTTCCAGCTTAGCCCATACATCTGCTGCAGTTGATTCTCTAAACACCTCCCTCAGGACCTTATCACCTAGGCATATGATGATCGTGCTGTGTGGCCTTCTGCAACATTTCCTCATGTTTCACCTTGCTCTCTCCCTCTTTGGGTGCTTTCTTCGGCTTCAAAGCATTTGCTAGACCTTGTTGGACAAGAATGGCTCTCATCTTTAGTCTCCACAAAGAGAAGTCATTCTTTCCTGTGAACTTCTCAGTATCGTACTTAGCAGTTGCCATCATAGCTCTTTTTCACCAAGAACTATTAAAGATTACACCGCCTGATCTTTACCTAATCGAAACCAGTAACTCCGACAGATTCTGCGTCGATCTCctccttcccacagacggcgccacttgttgtGGTTTGTCGGATTGAGAATGTGCGAAATACACAAAGTAAACAACGATCAAGAACACCAaaattacgtggttcgatctttcgatctacatccacggagtAACCAAGAATTTCACTACTAGATCACTCAAACAATTTACAAGTTACagtaatgaaaataaaaaacaagaaaaaccgaAAGAGTAAGCTATCTAAATCACCAAATAAGAAGCTCAATTTCACTCTCTTTCTATCTCTATTTTGCTAAACAAACTGTAACAAATCAAATCACAATACAGCTGGGAAAGTAAGGAATTTATATGTGAGAGAAGAAGAATGAACCTAGACGCATATTCTGAAAGCAGATACAAGAGCGCAACTTTGAACTCATCTGAAAACTAACTCCAACTAATTCTGATATAACCTTGCTTAGCAGCCCACTTAATGTTCTAATATTGCATATTAGTCCTTCAAGTTTATACCACAAGCAGACACACCACAGAAAACAATAATTTTTGTGAACgtatcaaaataacaaaaaaatctagtactccccccgtccacgaaatgagtacccatttccctttttggcaagtgtaccccacacatctctttaattaatacactcaaaaagtggaacccttaaactattcacactacacttcatacatttcttaaaacccgtgccgtccacaaatgagtactcatttcgtggacggagggagtattttttttggaGATGAACGAAGTATTAATCAAAAAGCGAGGGGCAGACCTGCAATTAGTGAAGACTGTTAGAGACTGTGCCTGTAGCTCTCTTTTCTTCTCCAAACCCCATTTTCAAAAACCAATTAGCCGCAACAGAAGCTCCGAAAATACAACCCAGATTCATTCTTCTTCGGAAAATGCAGAAGCTGAAAATTCTGGTGCCACTGAGCCGTTGTTTACACAGAAATGGCGCTGTTTCTCGGTCAGGAAGAAGCTTTTCCGCTCTCCCTAATTATACCCAACACGATTATCTCCAACAAGACGAGGCCAGTTTCTTCAACCTTGATTTTATagttattttatgtgtttataGTTCCCATTTATCTCGAGTTTCTTTGTATTTGTAAACTGTATATGTTTCTGGGAGGAGCCCTGTTGAGATTTCACTTAGATAATCAAGAAATTCTTGTATATCAGTTGGTATATGCTGAGAATCTGTATAAATTTACGTCTGGCTTATTTAAAGAATGAGTTTTGAAGGAACCCTTTTTGTACTCGATTCCAAATAGCAGGTGTTAGTGGAAGGAAGGGCGAATTCAAGGGCTGCCATTTTGAATAGACCGACCGCACTCAATGCCCTCACGGCGCACATGGTTAATGTCATGCTGAATTTTCTGCCTTCTGATTTAAGGGCGTTTACTTTTAGCATAGATAGATAAAATTGTAGTACAAGCTAATCAATTGTTTACtaagatggattgaaactttgggatatctgAAGGTCCTTGATAATTCCTATCTTATGAGCTAATTTTTCTTGGATCATATCCCATTTAAAgggtgagattggagaaatcctagtgactaggataaaaatactcaatcatgtatcttatcaatcatgaaaagtatACACCTCCCTAGTGTTATTATGTTGTCGTTATATCTGATTGTTACGTGCTGCATATAAGGAATTGTAGTTTCATGTTTATTTAAGGCAGCTTCTTTTGAAGATTATTTGATTTTAAACTTGGGGACTGTTTGTGGAAATGTTAATAAGATTGTATTGATTGCAATAGCTTGTTTTAATGCTAGGCTACTCGGTTAAATAAACTATATGACTCTTGGGAGGAAAACTCGAGTATAGGATTTGTCCTAATGAAGGTAACTGATTGCTTACTATTCCGCTTCCATTATATCATGACCTGCCTCCCCCATTtgaagttttttctttttcttaaagggAAGTGGTGATAGAGCATTCTGCTCTGGCACCGATGTGGTTGATTTGTATCGGCTGCTTGATGAAGGTTGGTCCTCGTGCGGATTGCTGTTTTTGTATTTAGTTAGAGTATCTTGAACTTTCTGAATGGATCGATTAGGTTATAATCTGTTCTGGATTTGCATATGGTACTAGTGTTTTTATGAATCATAGAAGTCTCAAGTCTGGTAATGATTCATCTGATGTTTTCGCAGAGATTTTACTTGATTTGAATTGATTCGCAGGGAAAACTGAGGAATGCAAAGAATTCTTCCAGAGTCTGTACAAGTTTGTCTATGTTCTGGGAACATATCTCAAGCCACACGTGAGTTCGCTACCTACATTTTTTTCTAAGTGAGAATCCTACGTAAAAGTTATTTTTCTCTTCAAATATGAAGTATATGCTGAGTGGTCATGTATACTCTGTATACTTCTACCGTCAATCTTGTAGATAGAATAAGATGGTTTAGTGCTCTCGACTATGAGTCAAGCACGCGATACATTCATAACCTATACAGTAATGGGACCAGAGTGGCAATTCATTGTATTCCGTATGGATTCGAAAATGTAAATAGAATATGTACTGTCTGTGAAAGTCATGTCGTATCCAAAGTTCATGAGTGAAGCACACAGAGATGGCCCTTAAGAAGTTTAACTAGTGGTTGATTACAAAGTTTTCAGTATAttctgataaataattgggtaTTGATGGTATCGATTTCCTCCCCAAAATACTGGGGTTTTTATAATCACGTTACCTTCGGCATGATGTTGTCCTAAAGTTTGTCAAATCACATGTCTTGGCAAAGTGGAAATGCTCATGTGATTATTCAAATCATAGTACTTTTATGTTTATTAATAGAATTAATAACTGGggttctttttttctttataaattgAAGGAAAACTTAATTCAGCTAAATGATTTCTCATTAACTTTTCTTTGTTAGGTGGCTATAATGGATGGTTTTGTGATGGGAGGCGGGGCAGGTATTTCACTTCCCGGGATGTTCCGCGTTGTAACTGATAGAACTGTATGAAACTGCTCCCTGAATGGATTTCCTGACTAAACTACTTTCGGCTTCAGTTATTTGTTTACAATCCCAACTGAAATTAGGACAGTCAAGATAGAAGTATTAGTGTTCTTCTTACTGTTTCTTTCTTTGTTCATTTGTATTTTCTTTCTTCAAGAACTTCCATTTTAGGGTTTTAATGTTGAGTCGACTCTCCTTATTTAAGGTCAACCCAAGTAGATTTAAATTTAGCCAGAAAAACGAAGAGCATTGTCACGAATATGCCTTAGGCCCATAGTCTGTAATGGCTATTAGTAAAGAAATTACCTTCCTTGCTGAATATATGTCTTTGTCATCAGCCTTTGGATGCAATTAGGTTGCTTGTCTGATTGTTTTTGATATGCATGTTAATGATATACATGGGGTTCCTTTTGTTGAGACTTGATCCTTTTATAAGTTGGAATTTCATTTACTCAGTCGATAACCGGAAGTTTTATTGATTCTGCAAAAGATTTATTGGAttgcatttgatttttaaaaaatatttcttcCATAAATCACACCTAGTTAAATTACTATATTAGTGCTTACGGTGGCAAGCCCGAAGCATAAGATGACATGGCCGGTACTCCCGAACAGTAAACAAGAAATGTATCGTGTAGGCTGTAGGCATGATAAACTCTAGCATcagtttataaattgtttattgATGAATCACAGGTCTTCTCGAGTCCGGAGGTTCAAATAGGTTTTCATCCTGATGCAGGGGCTTCATATTATCTCTCTCGCCTCCCCGGCTATCTAGGTATGACTGGAAAAGATAAAGTTTGAGGTTTGATTATATTTCATGAATCTTAAAGTTGATATCAAAGAAGTCATTAAGAGATTCTAAGGTTTGAAAGATTTATGTTTTGCCGGTATCTTGATTGATGCTCCTGAAATATTTTACTTAGTTTTGTTAATTTTTGAACGCGATGATCCCTTGAAGAATTTGTTATGATGGATGCTAAGAAAATAATGTATTAATGATGACTTTCTCTACACAGGAGAATATTTAGCTCTTACAGGAGAAAAGCTAAATGGTGCTGAAATGATGGCCTGTGGTCTCGCCACTCACTACTCACTGAAGGAAGTTAGTCGTCCACAGCACGCCTACAGCTCGTTTCTTAGTTTAGTTTCAATTTAAAAGCATCTTCTCTAATTCCACTCCCCCTTTACAGAAGCTTCCTTGGATTGAAGAGCGTCTTGGTAGTTTAATAACTGACGCCCCTTCAGTCATCGAATCTTCTCTTGCTCAATATGGCACTTTAGTCTACCCAGACGAGAGGAGTGTGCTTCACAAGTAATACTTTTCATTCATGCCACACTTTTTAACAAACGGTTAAATATCAACTATTTTTTAAAGATCCTGTCTATTGAGCCCCTACTTTATTTTCGTGATTCAGGATTGAAACGATTGACTCCTTATTCTGCCATGATACAGTGGAGGAAATTGTTGAAGCTCTGGTAAGTTGCCTATTTGAGGCGTGGATTTCTTTTCGGTCGATCTTATGTGCATTTTTTAACATGGCTTTGTGATGATATTAATTATGAATAATCTCTCATCAACATGGAATCTATGGCCTGATCACCACATTGTGAAATCCAAGCTGCCATGAATGCAGATAAAACCGACACTCGTATATTTCAAAAACACATGCCTGTCCCATCATTTTTCTTTGTCAATGTGCTTATTGTTGGAAACACAAAATCTTTAGGGCTACTTATTTTCACTTTGCAGGAAAACGGGGCAGCGGAATCTGGCGATACATGGTGTACCGACATgcttaaaaaaatcaaagaggCTCCTCCGTTGAGCTCAAAAGTTGCTCTGCAATCAGTAAGTCTGAGAATTTCTACCCCTGAGAAGTCTATTTGAATTGCTTACATGCTCCATAATCTGACCGTCCCCATCCGTGCTAAATCCCAAGATTCGAGAAGGTAGATTTGAAACTCTTGACCAGTGCCTCGCCAGGGAGTACCGTGCATCCCTCAGATTCATATCCAAAGAGGTCTCAAATGATTTCAGCGAGGTATGGCCTCTCAATTGGTGCGCGATGTGGATTAGTTTTGGTTCAATGTTCAACACTTGTTTATATACCACATTTTTTTTCCTCCTCTTGTAGGGCGTACGTGCAAGATTGATCGACAAGGACTTCGCCCCTAAGGTATGTGTTCAATGTGTCAAGTAAATCTCTTTGGATAGAAAACttgtttgataaaaataataagtacAAGCCAATCCACCCCGTACTCTGATGGATCGAACAATTTTGAGCTTGTTCGATCATTTCATCCTTAAATACTCAAAAGCACCCAAAGTAAATGTCTCCTggcgaaaaaaataataataaccaaCTATGGTACCTGAAAATTTCAGTGGGGCCCGTCTAAGCTGGAGGAGGTAAGCGATGACATGGTCGCCTTCTTCTTCTCACCT
The genomic region above belongs to Salvia miltiorrhiza cultivar Shanhuang (shh) chromosome 5, IMPLAD_Smil_shh, whole genome shotgun sequence and contains:
- the LOC131024879 gene encoding 3-hydroxyisobutyryl-CoA hydrolase-like protein 2, mitochondrial; protein product: MQKLKILVPLSRCLHRNGAVSRSGRSFSALPNYTQHDYLQQDEVLVEGRANSRAAILNRPTALNALTAHMATRLNKLYDSWEENSSIGFVLMKGSGDRAFCSGTDVVDLYRLLDEGKTEECKEFFQSLYKFVYVLGTYLKPHVAIMDGFVMGGGAGISLPGMFRVVTDRTVFSSPEVQIGFHPDAGASYYLSRLPGYLGEYLALTGEKLNGAEMMACGLATHYSLKEKLPWIEERLGSLITDAPSVIESSLAQYGTLVYPDERSVLHKIETIDSLFCHDTVEEIVEALENGAAESGDTWCTDMLKKIKEAPPLSSKVALQSIREGRFETLDQCLAREYRASLRFISKEVSNDFSEGVRARLIDKDFAPKWGPSKLEEVSDDMVAFFFSPLSEVEPELNLPVAVREPDV